From a region of the Bradyrhizobium sp. KBS0727 genome:
- the rplF gene encoding 50S ribosomal protein L6: protein MSRVGKRPVAIPSGVTANVEGQTVKMKGPKGQLQFVVHDDVEVKFEDGAVKVAPRLKTNRAQAMYGTARAQVANLVEGVTKGFEKKLEITGVGYRAALQGKNLQLALGYSHDVVYAIPEGITIVVPKPTEITITGTDSQRVGQVAAEIRAYRPPEPYKGKGVKYANEFIFRKEGKKK, encoded by the coding sequence ATGTCACGTGTTGGCAAACGGCCTGTGGCGATCCCGTCCGGTGTGACGGCGAACGTCGAAGGGCAGACGGTCAAGATGAAGGGGCCGAAGGGCCAGCTTCAGTTCGTCGTGCATGACGACGTTGAGGTGAAGTTCGAGGACGGCGCGGTCAAGGTCGCGCCGCGGCTGAAGACCAACCGCGCCCAGGCCATGTACGGCACTGCGCGCGCGCAGGTCGCCAACCTGGTCGAAGGCGTCACCAAGGGCTTCGAGAAGAAGCTCGAGATCACCGGCGTCGGTTACCGCGCCGCGCTGCAGGGCAAGAACCTGCAGCTCGCGCTCGGCTACAGCCACGATGTCGTCTACGCGATCCCGGAAGGCATCACCATTGTGGTGCCGAAGCCGACCGAAATCACGATCACGGGCACCGACTCGCAGCGTGTCGGCCAGGTCGCCGCCGAGATCCGCGCCTACCGTCCGCCGGAGCCCTACAAGGGCAAGGGCGTGAAGTACGCCAACGAATTCATCTTCCGCAAGGAAGGCAAGAAGAAGTAA
- the rpsH gene encoding 30S ribosomal protein S8 → MSTHDPISDLITRIRNAQMRAKSKVSTPGSKMRASVLEVLKSEGYIRGYASVEHSSGRSELEIELKYFDGEPVIREIERVSKPGRRVYASVKNLPRVNNGLGISVLSTPKGIMADHEARDANVGGEVLFTVF, encoded by the coding sequence ATGTCAACGCACGATCCGATCAGCGATCTCATCACCCGCATCCGCAACGCGCAGATGCGTGCCAAGTCCAAGGTCTCGACCCCGGGCTCGAAGATGCGCGCCAGCGTGCTCGAAGTGCTGAAGAGCGAAGGCTACATCCGTGGCTACGCCAGCGTCGAACATTCGTCCGGCCGCAGCGAGCTCGAGATCGAGCTGAAGTATTTCGACGGCGAGCCCGTCATTCGCGAGATCGAGCGCGTCTCCAAGCCGGGCCGTCGGGTTTACGCCTCGGTGAAGAACCTGCCGCGCGTCAACAACGGTCTCGGTATTTCGGTTTTGTCGACACCAAAGGGAATCATGGCTGACCACGAAGCGCGTGACGCGAACGTGGGCGGCGAAGTTCTCTTCACGGTGTTCTGA
- the rpsN gene encoding 30S ribosomal protein S14, whose product MAKKSSIEKNNRRKRMTKNAAPARARLKAIIADKTKPMEERFAATLKLSEMPRNSSATRIRNRCELTGRPRSVYRKNKLSRIALRELGSKGLVPGLVKSSW is encoded by the coding sequence ATGGCAAAGAAGAGTTCGATCGAGAAGAACAACCGGCGCAAGCGGATGACCAAGAACGCCGCTCCGGCGCGCGCGCGGCTGAAGGCGATCATCGCCGACAAGACCAAGCCGATGGAAGAGCGGTTCGCCGCGACCCTGAAGCTGTCCGAGATGCCGCGCAATTCGTCGGCAACCCGGATCCGCAACCGCTGCGAACTGACCGGCCGTCCGCGTTCGGTCTATCGCAAGAACAAGCTCAGCCGCATCGCGCTGCGTGAACTCGGCTCCAAGGGCCTGGTTCCCGGGCTCGTGAAGTCGAGCTGGTAA
- the rplE gene encoding 50S ribosomal protein L5 — MADTAYVPRLRAEYDQSIRSKLTEQFGYANVMQVPRLDKVVLNMGVGEAVNDRKKAETAANDLSLIAGQKAVVTYSRVAIATFKLRENQPIGCKVTLRKAKMYEFIDRLVNVALPRVRDFRGLNPKSFDGRGNYSLGIKEHIIFPEIDFDKAGESWGMDITVCTTATTDDEARALLTAFNFPFRQ; from the coding sequence ATGGCTGATACCGCTTACGTTCCGCGCCTGCGCGCGGAGTATGACCAGAGCATTCGCAGCAAGCTGACCGAACAGTTCGGCTATGCCAACGTCATGCAGGTGCCGCGCCTGGACAAGGTCGTGCTCAACATGGGCGTCGGCGAGGCCGTCAACGACCGCAAAAAGGCCGAAACCGCCGCCAACGACCTGTCGTTGATCGCGGGCCAGAAGGCGGTCGTGACCTATTCGCGGGTCGCTATCGCAACCTTCAAGCTGCGTGAAAACCAGCCGATCGGCTGCAAGGTCACGCTGCGCAAGGCCAAAATGTACGAGTTCATCGATCGCCTGGTGAACGTCGCGCTGCCGCGCGTGCGCGACTTCCGCGGCCTCAACCCGAAGAGCTTCGACGGCCGCGGCAACTATTCGCTCGGCATCAAGGAGCACATCATTTTCCCCGAAATCGACTTCGACAAGGCCGGGGAATCATGGGGCATGGACATCACCGTTTGCACCACGGCGACGACCGACGACGAGGCGCGTGCCTTGTTGACCGCATTCAATTTCCCGTTCCGGCAGTGA
- the rplX gene encoding 50S ribosomal protein L24 produces MAAKIRKGDKVIVLNGRDKGRTGEVFEVRPADNKALVRGVNLVKRHQKQTQAQEGGIVSKEAPIHLSNIAYVGKDGKPTRVGFKIQADGKKVRIAKSSGAEIDG; encoded by the coding sequence ATGGCTGCCAAGATCCGGAAGGGTGACAAGGTCATCGTGCTGAACGGCCGCGACAAGGGCCGCACCGGCGAAGTATTCGAGGTCCGCCCCGCCGACAACAAGGCGTTGGTGCGCGGCGTCAACCTGGTGAAGCGTCACCAGAAGCAGACCCAGGCTCAGGAAGGCGGCATCGTCTCCAAGGAGGCGCCGATCCACCTGTCGAACATCGCGTATGTCGGCAAGGACGGCAAACCGACCCGCGTGGGCTTCAAGATTCAGGCTGATGGCAAGAAGGTACGCATTGCCAAGAGCTCGGGAGCAGAGATCGATGGCTGA
- the rplN gene encoding 50S ribosomal protein L14 codes for MIQMQTNLDVADNSGARRVMCIKVLGGSKRRYATVGDVIVVSIKEAIPRGKVKKGDVMKAVVVRVRKDIRRADGSVIRFDRNAAVLINNQSEPVGTRIFGPVPRELRAKNHMKIISLAPEVL; via the coding sequence ATGATTCAGATGCAGACCAACCTCGACGTGGCCGATAATTCAGGCGCACGCCGTGTCATGTGCATCAAGGTGCTCGGGGGCTCCAAGCGCCGCTATGCAACCGTGGGCGACGTTATCGTCGTGTCGATCAAGGAAGCGATTCCGCGCGGCAAGGTGAAGAAGGGCGACGTGATGAAGGCCGTCGTGGTGCGAGTCCGCAAGGACATCCGCCGCGCTGACGGTTCCGTCATCCGCTTCGACCGCAACGCCGCCGTGCTGATCAACAACCAGTCGGAGCCCGTCGGCACCCGTATCTTCGGGCCGGTGCCGCGCGAGCTGCGTGCCAAGAACCACATGAAAATCATTTCGCTTGCGCCGGAGGTGCTGTGA
- the rpsQ gene encoding 30S ribosomal protein S17, with product MPKRTLQGVVVSDKQAKTVVVRVDRRFTHPIYKKTIRRSKNYHAHDENNEFKPGDMVWIEESKPISKLKRWTVVRGEQKKTA from the coding sequence ATGCCGAAACGTACCCTTCAGGGCGTGGTCGTGAGCGACAAGCAAGCCAAGACGGTGGTGGTGCGCGTCGATCGCCGCTTCACCCATCCGATCTACAAGAAGACGATCCGTCGCTCCAAGAACTATCACGCGCACGACGAGAACAACGAGTTCAAGCCGGGCGACATGGTGTGGATCGAGGAAAGCAAGCCGATCTCGAAGTTGAAGCGTTGGACGGTTGTCCGGGGCGAGCAGAAGAAAACGGCCTGA
- the rpmC gene encoding 50S ribosomal protein L29: MAEMKTADIRAMSDDQRDDAVLNLKKERFNLRFQRATGQLENTSRLREARRDIARIKTIAAQTRAKKK, from the coding sequence ATGGCCGAGATGAAAACCGCCGACATTCGCGCGATGAGCGACGATCAGAGGGACGACGCCGTCCTCAATCTGAAGAAAGAGCGCTTCAACCTGCGTTTCCAGCGCGCCACCGGGCAGCTGGAAAACACCTCGCGGCTGCGTGAAGCCCGTCGCGATATCGCCCGCATCAAGACCATCGCCGCGCAAACGCGCGCGAAGAAGAAGTAA
- the rplP gene encoding 50S ribosomal protein L16 — translation MMQPKKTKFRKAHKGRIHGVATSGATLSFGQFGLKAMAPERITARQIEAARRALTRHMKRAGRVWIRIFPDLPVSKKPAEVRMGSGKGTPELWVARVKPGRVIFEIDGVTVQTAKEALSLAAAKLPIKTRFVARIAE, via the coding sequence ATGATGCAACCAAAGAAAACGAAGTTCCGGAAGGCGCATAAGGGCCGTATCCACGGCGTTGCGACTTCGGGCGCGACGTTGTCGTTCGGTCAGTTCGGCCTGAAGGCGATGGCGCCAGAGCGCATCACCGCCCGTCAGATCGAGGCCGCACGCCGCGCGCTGACCCGTCACATGAAGCGCGCCGGCCGCGTCTGGATCCGGATTTTTCCGGACCTGCCGGTGTCGAAGAAGCCCGCTGAAGTCCGCATGGGTTCCGGCAAGGGTACGCCGGAATTGTGGGTGGCGCGGGTCAAGCCCGGCCGCGTGATTTTCGAGATCGACGGCGTCACGGTGCAGACCGCGAAGGAAGCGCTCTCGCTCGCCGCCGCCAAGCTGCCGATCAAGACGCGCTTCGTCGCGCGCATTGCGGAGTAA
- the rpsC gene encoding 30S ribosomal protein S3, whose product MGQKINPIGLRLGINRTWDSRWFAGKNEYGKLLHEDVKIREILHKELKQAAVARIVIERPHKKCRVTIHSARPGVVIGKKGADIDKLRKRVADITDSDVVINIVEIRKPELDATLVAESIAQQLERRVAFRRAMKRAVQSAMRLGAEGIRINCSGRLGGAEIARMEWYREGRVPLHTLRADIDYGVATAFTTFGTCGVKVWIFKGEILEHDPMAQDKKMAEGDNSRPRRDAA is encoded by the coding sequence ATGGGTCAAAAGATCAATCCAATCGGACTGCGTCTCGGCATCAACCGTACGTGGGATTCCCGTTGGTTCGCCGGCAAGAACGAATACGGCAAGCTGTTGCATGAGGACGTCAAGATCCGCGAGATCCTGCACAAGGAGCTCAAGCAGGCGGCTGTCGCCCGCATCGTGATCGAGCGTCCGCACAAGAAGTGCCGCGTGACGATCCACTCGGCGCGTCCGGGCGTCGTGATCGGCAAGAAGGGCGCCGACATCGACAAGCTGCGCAAGCGGGTTGCCGACATCACGGACTCCGACGTCGTCATCAACATCGTCGAAATCCGCAAGCCCGAGCTCGACGCCACCCTGGTCGCCGAATCGATCGCGCAGCAGCTTGAGCGCCGCGTCGCGTTCCGCCGCGCCATGAAGCGGGCGGTGCAGTCGGCGATGCGTCTCGGCGCCGAAGGCATTCGTATCAACTGCTCGGGCCGTCTCGGCGGCGCCGAAATCGCGCGCATGGAATGGTATCGCGAAGGCCGCGTGCCGCTGCACACGCTGCGCGCCGACATCGATTACGGCGTAGCGACCGCGTTCACCACGTTCGGCACCTGCGGCGTCAAGGTCTGGATCTTCAAGGGCGAAATCCTCGAGCACGATCCGATGGCCCAGGACAAGAAGATGGCCGAAGGCGACAATTCACGGCCGCGCCGCGACGCGGCGTGA
- the rplV gene encoding 50S ribosomal protein L22 — MSKPKRERSLADNEAKAVARMLRVSPQKLNLVAQLIRGRKASAALADLQFSRKRIAVDVKKCLESAIANAENNHDLEVDDLVVAEAHVGNGIVMKRFAPRGRGRSGRVFKPFSHLTIVVRQVEAEAGA, encoded by the coding sequence ATGAGCAAACCAAAGCGCGAACGTAGCCTCGCGGACAACGAGGCCAAGGCGGTGGCCCGGATGCTGCGCGTCAGCCCGCAGAAGCTCAATCTTGTCGCGCAGCTGATCCGCGGCCGGAAGGCTTCGGCCGCACTCGCCGACCTGCAGTTCTCGCGCAAGCGGATCGCGGTCGACGTCAAGAAGTGCCTGGAATCGGCGATCGCCAACGCCGAGAACAACCACGACCTCGAGGTCGACGATCTCGTCGTCGCCGAGGCGCATGTCGGCAACGGCATCGTGATGAAGCGTTTTGCACCGCGCGGCCGTGGCCGTTCGGGCCGTGTGTTTAAACCGTTCTCGCACCTGACCATCGTGGTTCGTCAGGTCGAGGCCGAGGCTGGCGCTTAA
- the rpsS gene encoding 30S ribosomal protein S19, whose translation MVRSVWKGPFVEGSLLKKADAARASGRHDVIKIWSRRSTILPQFVGLVFGVYNGQKHVPVSVNEEMVGHKFGEFSPTRTFHGHSGDKKAKKA comes from the coding sequence ATGGTTCGTTCAGTCTGGAAAGGCCCGTTCGTCGAGGGTTCTCTGCTCAAGAAGGCAGATGCCGCGCGCGCGTCCGGTCGCCACGACGTCATCAAAATCTGGAGCCGCCGCTCGACCATCCTGCCGCAGTTCGTCGGTTTGGTCTTCGGCGTCTACAACGGCCAGAAGCATGTGCCGGTGTCGGTCAACGAGGAAATGGTGGGTCACAAGTTCGGCGAGTTCTCGCCGACCCGTACCTTCCATGGCCATTCTGGCGACAAGAAAGCCAAGAAGGCTTGA
- the rplB gene encoding 50S ribosomal protein L2 — protein sequence MALKKFNPTTPGQRQLVMVDRSALYKGKPVKSLTEGKISNGGRNNTGRITVRFRGGGHKKAYRMVDFKRNKVDVPAVVERLEYDPNRTAFIALIKYQDGEQAYILAPQRLAVGDTIVAGNYVDVKPGNVMPLGNMPIGTIVHNIEMKIGKGGQIARSAGTYAQLVGRDQDYVIMRLNSGEQRLVHGRCRGTIGAVSNPDHMNISIGKAGRTRWLGWRPHNRGVVMNPIDHPHGGGEGRTSGGRHPVTPWGKPTKGKKTRSNKSTNRFILLSRHKRKK from the coding sequence ATGGCATTGAAAAAATTTAATCCGACGACGCCGGGCCAGCGCCAGCTGGTGATGGTCGACCGTTCGGCGCTCTACAAGGGCAAGCCGGTCAAGTCGTTGACCGAAGGCAAGATCAGCAATGGCGGCCGCAACAACACCGGCCGTATCACTGTTCGCTTTCGTGGCGGTGGCCACAAGAAGGCGTACCGCATGGTCGACTTCAAGCGGAACAAGGTCGACGTGCCTGCCGTGGTCGAGCGGCTGGAATACGATCCGAACCGCACCGCGTTCATCGCGCTGATCAAGTATCAGGACGGTGAGCAGGCCTATATCCTGGCGCCGCAGCGGCTGGCCGTTGGCGACACGATCGTTGCCGGCAACTACGTCGACGTGAAGCCGGGCAATGTCATGCCGCTCGGCAACATGCCGATCGGCACCATCGTCCACAACATCGAGATGAAGATCGGCAAGGGTGGCCAGATCGCACGTTCGGCTGGTACTTACGCCCAGCTTGTCGGCCGCGATCAGGACTACGTCATTATGCGCCTGAACTCGGGCGAGCAGCGCCTGGTGCACGGCCGTTGCCGCGGCACCATCGGCGCGGTGTCGAACCCCGACCACATGAACATCTCGATCGGCAAGGCCGGCCGTACCCGCTGGCTGGGCTGGCGTCCGCATAACCGCGGCGTCGTCATGAACCCGATCGACCATCCGCACGGCGGCGGCGAAGGCCGCACCTCGGGCGGCCGCCACCCGGTTACGCCGTGGGGCAAGCCGACCAAGGGCAAGAAGACCCGTTCGAACAAGTCGACCAACAGATTCATTCTCCTAAGCCGCCACAAGCGGAAGAAGTAA
- a CDS encoding 50S ribosomal protein L23, with translation MKNIDPRHYDVIVAPVVTEKATVASEHNKVVFRVAAKATKPQIKEAVEKLFDVKVKSVNTLVRKGKTKVFRGNFGSQSDVKRAIVTLEEGHRIDVTTGL, from the coding sequence ATGAAGAATATCGATCCGCGCCATTACGACGTGATCGTCGCACCGGTCGTCACCGAAAAGGCGACGGTTGCGTCCGAGCACAACAAGGTCGTGTTCAGGGTCGCCGCCAAGGCGACCAAGCCGCAAATCAAGGAAGCCGTCGAAAAGCTGTTCGACGTCAAGGTGAAGAGCGTGAACACGCTGGTGCGCAAGGGCAAGACCAAGGTGTTCCGCGGCAATTTCGGTTCGCAGTCGGACGTGAAGCGAGCGATCGTGACCCTCGAAGAGGGCCACCGCATCGACGTCACGACCGGGCTATAA
- the rplD gene encoding 50S ribosomal protein L4 — MELKVTTLEGKEAGSVQLSDAIFGLEPRKDIIQRCVNWQLAKRQAGTHKVQGRADVWRTGKKMYKQKGTGGARHGSARVPQFRGGGRAFGPVVRSHAFALPKKVRALALRHALSAKAKDGGLIVIDSATLEAAKTKALIGHFSGLGLTNALIIDGAELHAGFATAARNIPNIDVLPIQGINVYDILRRQKLVLTKSAVDALEARFK, encoded by the coding sequence ATGGAACTGAAAGTCACCACCCTTGAAGGCAAGGAAGCCGGCTCGGTCCAGCTTTCCGACGCTATTTTCGGTCTCGAGCCGCGCAAGGACATCATTCAGCGCTGCGTCAACTGGCAGCTCGCCAAGCGCCAGGCCGGCACCCACAAGGTGCAGGGCCGTGCGGACGTCTGGCGCACCGGCAAGAAGATGTACAAGCAGAAGGGCACCGGCGGTGCTCGTCACGGTTCGGCCCGCGTCCCGCAGTTCCGCGGCGGTGGCCGTGCGTTCGGTCCGGTCGTGCGTTCGCATGCGTTCGCGCTGCCGAAGAAGGTTCGTGCGCTCGCTCTGCGCCATGCGCTCTCGGCGAAAGCCAAGGACGGCGGTCTGATCGTGATCGATTCCGCGACGCTGGAAGCGGCCAAGACCAAGGCGCTGATCGGGCATTTCTCGGGTCTCGGCCTGACCAATGCGCTGATCATCGACGGCGCCGAGCTGCACGCCGGTTTCGCGACCGCTGCGCGCAACATTCCGAACATCGACGTGCTGCCGATCCAGGGCATCAACGTCTATGACATCCTGCGCCGTCAGAAGCTGGTGCTGACCAAGTCGGCCGTCGATGCGCTGGAGGCGCGCTTCAAATGA
- the rplC gene encoding 50S ribosomal protein L3: MRSGVIAQKVGMTRVFTETGEHIPVTVLKLGNCQVLGHRTTEKNGYVALQLGSGTRKTVYLPKAERGQFAVSKVEPKRKVTEFRVSQDALIPVGAEIQADHFVVGQFVDVTGTSVGKGFAGGMKRWNFGGLRATHGVSVSHRSIGSTGGRQDPGKTFKNKKMPGHMGVDRITTLNLRVVKTDVERGLILVEGAVPGSKGGWIAVRDAVKKPLPKEAPKPGKFRVVGGEQAQAPAEQEGA, from the coding sequence ATGCGCTCCGGAGTGATCGCACAAAAGGTCGGGATGACGCGGGTCTTTACGGAGACCGGCGAACATATCCCTGTGACCGTGCTGAAGCTGGGCAATTGCCAGGTTCTGGGCCACCGCACGACCGAGAAGAACGGTTACGTTGCGTTGCAGCTCGGTTCCGGTACCCGCAAGACCGTCTATCTGCCCAAGGCAGAGCGCGGCCAGTTCGCGGTGTCCAAGGTCGAGCCCAAGCGGAAGGTCACCGAGTTCCGCGTGTCGCAGGACGCGCTGATCCCGGTTGGCGCCGAGATCCAGGCAGACCATTTCGTCGTCGGCCAGTTCGTCGACGTCACCGGCACCTCGGTCGGTAAGGGTTTTGCCGGCGGCATGAAGCGCTGGAATTTCGGCGGTCTGCGCGCCACCCACGGCGTGTCGGTTTCGCATCGTTCGATCGGTTCGACCGGCGGACGTCAGGATCCTGGCAAGACCTTCAAGAACAAGAAGATGCCCGGTCACATGGGTGTCGACCGCATCACCACGCTCAATCTGCGTGTGGTGAAGACCGACGTCGAGCGCGGCCTGATCCTCGTCGAAGGCGCCGTTCCCGGCTCCAAGGGCGGATGGATCGCGGTGCGCGACGCCGTCAAGAAGCCGCTGCCGAAGGAAGCGCCGAAGCCCGGCAAGTTCAGGGTTGTCGGTGGTGAGCAGGCCCAGGCGCCGGCCGAGCAGGAGGGCGCGTGA
- the rpsJ gene encoding 30S ribosomal protein S10, with protein sequence MNGQNIRIRLKAFDHRILDTSTREIVNTAKRTGAQVRGPIPLPTRIEKFTVNRSPHVDKKSREQFEMRTHKRLLDIVDPTPQTVDALMKLDLAAGVDVEIKL encoded by the coding sequence ATGAACGGCCAAAATATTCGCATCCGTCTCAAGGCGTTCGACCATCGTATCCTCGATACGTCGACCCGCGAGATCGTGAACACGGCGAAACGTACCGGTGCCCAGGTTCGCGGACCCATTCCGCTGCCGACCCGCATCGAGAAGTTCACCGTCAACCGTTCGCCGCACGTGGACAAGAAGAGCCGTGAGCAATTCGAGATGCGCACCCACAAGCGCCTTCTCGACATTGTCGACCCGACCCCGCAGACCGTCGACGCTTTGATGAAGCTCGACCTGGCCGCTGGTGTCGACGTCGAGATCAAGCTCTAA
- the tuf gene encoding elongation factor Tu, which yields MAKAKFERNKPHCNIGTIGHVDHGKTSLTAAITKVLAETGGATFTAYDQIDKAPEEKARGITISTAHVEYETKNRHYAHVDCPGHADYVKNMITGAAQMDGAILVVSAADGPMPQTREHILLARQVGVPALVVFLNKCDMVDDPELLELVEMEVRELLSKYDFPGDDIPIIKGSALAALEDKDKKLGHDAILELMAKVDEYIPQPERPVDQPFLMPVEDVFSISGRGTVVTGRVERGIVKVGEEIEIVGLRDTQKTIVTGVEMFRKLLDQGQAGDNIGALLRGTKREEVERGQVLCKPGSVKPHTKFKAEAYILTKEEGGRHTPFFTNYRPQFYFRTTDVTGVVHLPEGTEMVMPGDNIAMEVHLIVPIAMEEKLRFAIREGGRTVGAGVVASIIE from the coding sequence ATGGCCAAAGCAAAGTTTGAACGTAATAAACCGCACTGCAACATCGGAACCATCGGTCACGTCGACCATGGCAAGACATCGCTGACCGCAGCGATCACCAAGGTGCTGGCTGAAACCGGCGGTGCGACGTTCACGGCGTACGACCAGATCGACAAGGCGCCGGAAGAAAAGGCGCGCGGCATCACGATCTCGACCGCCCACGTCGAATATGAAACCAAGAACCGGCACTACGCCCACGTCGACTGCCCGGGCCACGCCGACTATGTGAAGAACATGATCACGGGCGCCGCGCAGATGGACGGCGCGATCCTGGTCGTGTCGGCCGCCGACGGCCCGATGCCGCAGACCCGCGAGCACATCCTGCTCGCCCGTCAGGTCGGCGTTCCCGCCCTCGTCGTGTTCCTGAACAAGTGCGACATGGTCGACGATCCGGAACTGCTCGAGCTGGTCGAGATGGAAGTCCGCGAACTTCTCTCGAAGTACGATTTCCCCGGCGACGACATTCCGATCATCAAGGGTTCGGCTCTCGCCGCCCTCGAAGACAAGGACAAGAAGCTCGGTCACGACGCCATCCTCGAGTTGATGGCGAAAGTCGACGAGTACATTCCGCAGCCGGAGCGTCCGGTTGACCAGCCGTTCCTGATGCCGGTGGAAGACGTGTTCTCGATCTCGGGCCGCGGCACCGTCGTCACCGGCCGTGTCGAGCGCGGCATCGTCAAGGTCGGCGAGGAAATCGAAATCGTCGGTCTGCGCGATACCCAGAAGACCATCGTCACCGGCGTCGAAATGTTCCGCAAGCTGCTCGATCAGGGCCAGGCCGGCGACAACATCGGTGCGTTGCTCCGTGGTACCAAGCGCGAGGAAGTCGAGCGTGGCCAGGTGCTGTGCAAGCCGGGTTCGGTCAAGCCGCACACCAAGTTCAAGGCTGAGGCTTACATCCTGACCAAGGAAGAGGGCGGTCGTCACACCCCGTTCTTCACCAACTACCGGCCCCAGTTCTACTTCCGCACCACCGACGTGACTGGCGTCGTGCATCTGCCCGAAGGCACCGAAATGGTGATGCCGGGCGACAACATCGCGATGGAAGTGCACCTGATCGTGCCGATCGCGATGGAAGAAAAGCTGCGTTTCGCGATCCGTGAAGGTGGCCGCACCGTCGGCGCCGGCGTCGTCGCCAGCATCATCGAGTAA